Below is a genomic region from Neoarius graeffei isolate fNeoGra1 chromosome 12, fNeoGra1.pri, whole genome shotgun sequence.
TGATTTTTCGCTGTGTTTACAAATGCTTAGTGATTAACTCTGAAAGCAGCATATGAACTcctttataataaataaatatatatatattacaaaaCCCATACTTGGCATTCTGTCATAATATGAGATGTTAGGTGAAACCAGCTATTGTTTACGACAATTGTTTAGTAGATGTTTTAAGCAGGACATTTATTCCATGTGAGTAGCTAGGTTCTGACTACTGGCTAGCTGAAATTAGGtctaatcaacacacacacaaaaaaaaaactgacagaAGGCACAGAAATTCTAAATCAATAATGTAAACAATATAAAATAACGGAGAGGTTCTGCGTTCTAGTATTTGGTTTAACACTAGATATGAGATATAATTACTTAAAGGTTTCAAATCTCTTTAAGGACTTAAAGTTTAGGATCAAAGTCTCTGTTTGTGAACTGTGTCCTCGATCAAGGTTTTCAAAAACAGTTCAGCGAGAAAAATCAATAGACAAAATATGATATGGCCAAAGTGTGAGTCAGAACCTCTCTAGACTACAAGGAGAGAGCTAGGAAAGGAAGAAAGTACAGCCGAGTAATCAACCAAGTAAATCAGCCAAGGCAGCACCAATGCATCGGCTAGTTTGCAGTACACTGATTGTTTTTCTGGCATTATTTGGATGCCATGTAAAGGGAGAAAGAGCTCAGCGAAGTGCCGACAGGCCCTATGAATCACTGTTATTTGTGGATAATGGACAACGCTGGGGCACATGGGGTCTTAAGGAAATGTGTCCAAGGGGTTACTATGCTGCAGGCTTTAGTCTTAAGGTGAGTGTTCAGTGTTTAGTTTTGTTTTGCCACTAAACACAGGTTTATTTATCAAATTACTTTCCATTTTCTCACCAATTACAACAGAAAAACTGTTGATATTATTTTCTTGATGCTTATTACAATTTTGATTGCCTTTTTAAAAGAATTTAGTCAACAACATTGAAATGCAACTTTAATGGGCAGCTTTAATGCAAATTTGTTACTAAATCAATTCTTACAACGCATACAATGTAACCATTAGTTTTAAAAGTGAACTATTTTTCTGTATGCCAAATATTGGggaccaagcagcaaagctgcatcGGCACCCAtggtgtttctttttcttcttctggctAGACAAGGGTGTCTATGGCAGCCTCTAGAACTGTAtagtaaaaagttttgaaatttgggaCACTGACTGGGGATGGTCCCATGATTCTTTTCACCAAGTTTGATATTAGACCCTTGAGCGCTCTagcaccaccaacaggtcaaGTTTGGAGGTGCCTgtatgcacgtaacttttgaaccatatgccCAATTTTCAAAACCATTGGATTCCTTGGATCAAGCCGAATTCAATGCACCCCATGATGTCATTTTCTGCCATATTGGATTTTATCAAAAACCCTGAGAAGTTTTCACAGGCCACAAATTTTTTCCAGTCCTCACGAAATTTTGACCAAGCCTCACAAAATTTTTTTTGCTGTCTTGATGATTTACGAAAGCATTCACCCATTACAGCCAATCAAAATTAATGGCAAagctgccaaacaggaagtgaagtcATATCTCAGCAGCACTTTGATGTATTAaaaccaaacttggtacatggactCGGATCCCGATTTTGAAGAagcacaaaaaatgtcatttaacaAAAAATGCATTTTGGCTAATAACTGTTGATGTGTTtgccttttaaaaaaaatgtgtctGGTAATACCATGGGAGGTTCCAAGGCCAAGACATGGCAATTTATCATGTCAACCTAATTGATGCAgctgccatattggattttaTCGAAAGGAATACAAAAATTTCACAGGCCACAAATTTTGTCAAACCTTCACCAAATTTAGCACAGATGATCTTTGGACCAAACCTCACAAAATATATCAGCTAAACCTATGTTCAAAAAATGTTTTGGTCATTTGACCACTGGGGGTATGCTGCAATAAGCAAAAGcatgttttttcccccctaataCCTTTTAATGTTTTGGCCTTATAAAAGTGGCTTTATACCTGATGATGTCTTAAGAGATCACAAGGACAGGACATGATAACCAATCATGTTGACCAAGTTTATGTGGCTGGCATATTGGATTTAATCAAAAACtttaaaaaattttcagtagtCACAAACCTTGTTGAATCGTCACCAAGCATAATGCAGATGATCTGTAGACAAAGTCTCACGAAAACTATtagatgagggttttttttttttttagttttaaaaccattcgtCCCTTACAACCTATTGAATTAGGCACTGAAGCTTCCAAACAGGAAATGAGCTCATATTTCGGCCAACCTTTGGTCATTTGACATGAAACTTGCTGTGAAGGCATACAGTGATGACCTTGACAAAATGATGTAAAGTTTCCATGGCAACTGTGCCCTACTGGTCTGCTTGGCCACTTGCATCGGTGCTTGCAGCTACATtggaatattcattcattcattcattcatttccttCTGCTTTTGTGGGTTGTGTGGGTTGCAGTGACAACAGGCTGAGAAATATATAATATTTAGTATAGAAAAATACAGTTAATAATATTTTCTATCGTAAATATGTGTTTTTAGGTTGCAGGTTACTGGGAATCTCTGCTAATTGGTGATAACACTGCACTAAATGGAATTCGTCTTCATTGCATTAATTCACCTAAAGGGTCAGGACCATACTCTGACTATGCCACAGTACAATCAGACACTGGAAGGTATGTGTTTTAAATCCCATTTCATTCTGTATTATCCCTGAGAAGTCTGGCCTTTTCCATTTCTTTGTTATTAAGTTTCTAACAATGACATTACAAAAGACAGTCTCTTGTCATCGAACCATAGTTGCATACACAACTAGTGTTCAATTTCACCCCTCCTAACTATCAGGCAGTGAGAATCACCTGGATGATGTATTGGAAGCATGTTCAGAGATGAACACTACAGTGTGAGAGGTGATAATTTTATAGGATCTGGAGAAAGTGCACAGTGGTGCCTAGTTAGCAGCAAAGCAGAAATCCTGGGTGCCCCTGAGGAGCAAATGCTCCTTGTTGGGTGGCATTTCCACCATAGACTATGGTGCTACTAACCAGTGGGCCAGCCTCTGGATAGACAAGGAAGACCTTCATGTCTTTCCTCCATAAAAGGTGAACAGTTGGTCAGAGTTGGCCACCATCTGGTTTAAATATTGTTTGATGCATTCTGGCCACAACAAGGAATGCTCTGCTTGCTTGCCTTCATAGAACACTGCAAGGTCTActacttcttcttcatcttcttctgcttcttctttcggctgctcccattaggggtcaccacagtggtccgcatgatccgcatatttgatttggcataggtttttacactgcatgcccttcctgatgcaaccctccccaatctatctgggcttgggactggcactaagtatgcactggcttgcgcaaccccagtggctgggtattttacctgcaAGGTCAATCAATCGATTTACAACAAAGGTCAATCAGTTGGGTTTGGTGGCCTTGGGAAACCATAAGATCACTTCAGAGTCATCTGGCCACCAATACATACAAGATGAGCTTCTTTCCAGAGCATGCAGTTTTCCTACTCTTTTTTGCTAAAGTGATTGCTAGCAAAGTGCACAGACTCATAAGGATGGGTCTTAATGGAGTCCAGCACAAGGTAGATCCCACAACAAGGTCTTAGTGGATTGTGGTGGATAGCAGCTCCGTGTCCCTGTCCGAAAGGTTGTAATTAGTTTATGAGCCCAAGCTGCTGTGTCCGTGGTGCTGATGTACTGCAGTGGTCACCTGTGAAAACAAAGCCACATCGAGGTCACTTCTCATTGTCACAAAGACGTATAGTAAGCAATGAGATCAATGATTGGCCAGTGCATCCTGTATCACTCTGCCACAATCAGCAAACCACAATCAACAATGGGTTGACTTAGTGTCAACAACAAGGTCCAATTGCACCATGTGAAACCTTTCCCAGATTTGGAACACCACATCTTGTGTGCAGATGCTACTCTCTTGAATGGCTACTGTACCAACGTACATCCCTTGTAGATGTGTTGCTCTCATGGATGGACCAGAAAAGCTTTTTTGGATGTGTAAAAAGCTGTCACACCTCATTCCATCCTAATGATTGATATGTCTGACTGTCACCACACTGTCTGAGAAGACCAACATGTGATAATGTGTCCAAAGTTACTACCACTGTGGCTGCCACAGTGCCAACCGAGGAAACAATCCTAGCATCCTCAACAGGAGGTGCACCTCTCAGAAGGCAGGAGAGTGTAGGAGTGGTGGCAGGGTTATGTTGAACCACTGGAGATGGTGGTTGCTCTGTTTAGGCAGAAGGCGTTGTAGATTTCCTCAAGAGCCAGGAGCTGAGTTCCAAAGACTCTTTGTGCATTGCTGACAACTCCTTCCAGGGCAGTGCAGCTGGTGTATCATGTTGAGATGCAGTAGCCAAGTATACACTTGATATTGTTTTCTTTAATGTAGATTGGAGCAGGTTCCTCACTACCTCTCCTGAAGTTGATAATTAAGTCCTTAGTTTTGTTGGTGTTGAGAGACAAACTGTTCTCTGAGCACCACATTGCTAGGCTCTGAACTCCCTGTAAGACGATAAGATGATTCATTATTGTCAGAGATCCCTTTGActggggtgtcatctgcatacgtTATGATAGTGTTGGTGTTGTAGACAGGAACACAGAGTCACGGAGAGCACTAGTGTTGAGTGCTAGAGTGCAGGATTGATGTGTTCAAAGTCTGAATGATTGATGGCATTTTGTCAGGAGCCATTTGTAAGGCCTAGGTCATGGAACTTGGAGACCAGTTTACTTTGgattattgtgttgaatgctgtacTTCATTTAGGGGAACGGCATTCTGATAAACATTTTCTGAAGGTGGGAAAGGGTAGAATGTAGAACAGAGGAGATAGCATCCTTTCTTGGCTTGGTTTGCATACTGGCGGTAATCGAGGGTGACATCGTACTTTTGATATATATCTGTGTCAGTGTCTTAAAGCACATTATGGTCATGCGGGTGATGTGGACTGAGTCACTGATGCTTTTGATGGCACTGGTATTATAGTGGCTGTTTTTCACATTTCACAACAGCCGTGAAAtgtttcaataaacatagtattacAAATCACTACTTAAAGTatttggctggatttttttttcttttcaacctTAACATTTTCAgatttcaacaaccaaatacaggAAAACATTTAACAGTATACATGTTTGTGTTGTATTTTTCCAGCTGGGGTACATGGACAGATATTAAGTGGTGTAAATCTGGGATGTTAAACAGTTTTCAACTACGTGTGGAACCTTACCAAGGAACCTTCTGGGACGATACAGCAGCAAATAATATCAAGTAATCACATGATCTTGATATTACACAATAATTTTAGCACACACATCTAGGCAACCTCAGCAAATTACATCTCAACAACATCATATGCAGTTTGTTTGCGAATGGAGGGAGAGTCTGGGTGCCGACTTGCCGcactgtgccgagtttcccaaaaagcatcatagcacaaagatcatcgttaaatggtagcacgagcagcacaatgaacactctctctcctagttaagatgctcttagcattaagaggcttttgggaaacccacccctgataggTTTCATCATATATTATACTCAAAGATGACTGGCTAAAAGGAGCATATGAAAAAAATGAACACGCAAAAATGCTGGCATTTTCCCAATATACAGTACAAGCAACCTGCATGTGATGGTAAGATTTGTGCAATAAATTGCACATGATTTAATCCCACTTCTCCTTTTTAAATACTTTTCTCATGTATCACTTTTCTCAATATATCATCACATACAACTATTGTATATTAGACTAAATATATCAAACCTGCTTATTATTTACCAGGTTTAAATGCAGTAGAGATGATGAGGAAATAAAAGGCAAAGGAATGTCTTGGGGTGACTGGGGCTCATGGAGTGACCCGTGTCTAGGAATAGGCATCTGTGGAATCCAAACAATCGTAGAGGAACCAAAAGGCGTGGGAGACGACACAGCACTGAATGATGTGCGATTCTACTGCTGCGAATAAAGTGcaaagcggtgtgtgtgtgtgtgtgtgtgtgtgcaatgatTCTACAAATCTCTGGAGCTGTATTGAAGGGATATAGACCATTTTTCCCTGAAAGATTTTGTCTCAATGATGGTCCAAAATCACATTGGTCCAAAATCTCTCAAAGATGTTTAACTGGGTTGAAATCTGGTGACTGCCAAGACAGTTAAaggttttttcttttcatttgtcATATTATATTCAGAAACTGCAGATGCTACTAAGTATTTTGTTAATCAGTTTCTTTGGGTGTTCATTTATTATTTCCTCTGAACCAGTGTGTgatgagacaaaaaataaaaaataaactaacAAAAGGTGGATCCAATATGTATGTTTCTTCATATTCTTTTCTTTCACTGCTCTCTTCAAGTACTGGCgctagaagatctcatctcatctcattatctctagccgctttatcctgttctacagggtcgcaggcaagctggagcctatcccagctgactacgggccaaaggtggggcacaccctggacaagtcgccaggtcatcacagggctgacacatagacacagacaaccattcacacctacggtcaatttagagtcaccagttaacctaacctgcatgtctttggactgtgggggaaaccggagcacccggaggaaacccacgcggacaacatgcaaactctgcacagaaagaccctcgctggccatggggctcgaacccggaccttcttgctgtgaggcgacagcgctaaccactacaccattgtgccgcccaaGATttagttttcacacacacacatcacattatctctagccgctttatccttctacagggtcgcaggcaagctggagcctatcccagctgactacgggccaaaggtggggcacaccctggacaagtcgccaggtcatcacagggctgacacatagacacagacaaccattcacacctacggtcaatttagagtcaccagttaacctaacctgcatgtctttggactgtgggggaaaccggagcacccggaggaaacccacgcggacacggggagaacatgcaaactctgcacagaaagaccctcgctggccatggggctcgaacccggaccttcttgctgtgaggcgacagcgctaaccactacaccattgtgccacccaagatttagttttatctgtattatttctttcatcattttatttcaaattaaaaccaacatcaccattcaaaaccggaaagtttattgactgtgagtatatttaatggggtacccccacagtacccagtttctgatacAGACccatatcagggctttacattagcacccgcccacccgccaaatgcgggtaaaattcg
It encodes:
- the LOC132894871 gene encoding vitelline membrane outer layer protein 1-like encodes the protein MHRLVCSTLIVFLALFGCHVKGERAQRSADRPYESLLFVDNGQRWGTWGLKEMCPRGYYAAGFSLKVAGYWESLLIGDNTALNGIRLHCINSPKGSGPYSDYATVQSDTGSWGTWTDIKWCKSGMLNSFQLRVEPYQGTFWDDTAANNIKFKCSRDDEEIKGKGMSWGDWGSWSDPCLGIGICGIQTIVEEPKGVGDDTALNDVRFYCCE